Proteins from a single region of Pseudomonas sp. 10S4:
- a CDS encoding gp19.5 family protein, producing the protein MTTRWNTCVAVLRTLATHRVTYRFLGLLLVTLGVAQGGPLVEGLGDVVCVLFGGCDG; encoded by the coding sequence ATGACTACACGGTGGAATACCTGTGTTGCTGTACTCCGCACTCTGGCTACCCACCGTGTCACCTACCGATTTCTTGGTCTACTCCTTGTCACTCTGGGAGTTGCTCAAGGTGGTCCTTTGGTCGAAGGCCTTGGGGATGTCGTCTGCGTTCTATTTGGTGGCTGTGACGGGTGA
- a CDS encoding polymorphic toxin type 44 domain-containing protein — protein MISSARLGDKHVCPLPGHGTTPIASASADTNINFMGSARVGDTCGCGAVITTGFPSIQVNGRPMAHLGSPTSHGGTIITGSGDVGGGFVMGDAGGATIINFMALGAFRPDGTVDDEKMATLLADPKLTEKATAANALVDPKAASKQPETKPEPKAEPVVCKDPDMMEKVADYIADEMNRNIHHPSVLKMKELLSYDVAKETRKQMDLPWYAQVGATSPQAIGAANGAAAMAIWTERVGQKRDWDHKPKIYARFGDYYQKQGKYDYFYDIWSNIHYGYVGRAGGLSESVLADGAGVEQIASDSIRKVFDWKKRRGPHATPGVDGMKAYDDAPDRISIGIGIELFAEHPNGGITAKMIMEKVLAVKPEDWGDGVIVHVCKKAE, from the coding sequence ATGATTTCTTCTGCTCGATTGGGTGACAAACACGTCTGCCCATTGCCAGGCCACGGCACCACCCCTATTGCCTCCGCATCCGCTGATACCAACATCAACTTCATGGGCTCTGCTCGTGTCGGCGATACCTGTGGATGTGGCGCGGTCATCACTACAGGCTTTCCTTCTATACAAGTGAACGGTCGCCCCATGGCCCACTTAGGGAGCCCTACCAGTCACGGCGGGACAATCATCACGGGGTCAGGCGACGTCGGTGGTGGCTTTGTCATGGGTGACGCTGGCGGTGCAACCATCATCAACTTTATGGCCCTCGGAGCATTCCGGCCAGATGGCACTGTGGACGACGAGAAGATGGCGACCTTGTTGGCCGACCCTAAGCTCACAGAGAAAGCCACAGCGGCGAACGCTTTGGTAGATCCCAAGGCAGCCTCAAAACAGCCAGAGACGAAGCCTGAGCCAAAAGCGGAACCTGTCGTTTGCAAAGACCCTGACATGATGGAGAAGGTGGCGGACTACATCGCGGACGAGATGAATCGCAATATTCATCACCCTTCCGTTTTAAAGATGAAAGAGCTGCTCAGCTATGACGTTGCCAAAGAGACCCGCAAGCAAATGGATCTGCCTTGGTATGCCCAAGTTGGCGCGACGAGCCCTCAAGCTATTGGCGCTGCGAATGGCGCGGCTGCAATGGCGATTTGGACTGAACGTGTTGGGCAGAAGCGGGATTGGGACCACAAGCCGAAAATCTATGCGAGGTTCGGCGATTATTACCAAAAGCAGGGTAAATACGACTATTTCTATGATATCTGGTCGAACATCCACTACGGCTACGTCGGACGAGCTGGCGGCCTTTCCGAAAGCGTGTTGGCCGACGGTGCCGGTGTTGAGCAGATTGCCTCGGACTCCATCCGAAAGGTATTTGATTGGAAGAAACGTCGGGGACCTCATGCAACCCCAGGTGTCGATGGGATGAAGGCTTACGACGATGCACCGGATCGGATATCGATTGGCATCGGGATCGAACTATTCGCTGAGCATCCTAACGGAGGCATCACCGCCAAAATGATCATGGAGAAAGTTCTTGCAGTTAAACCAGAGGATTGGGGCGATGGCGTTATTGTCCACGTTTGCAAGAAAGCTGAGTAA